ttccttctccTGGATTTTAGGCTGATAATTTGAGACAACAAACCCTTCATCAACTACGTAGAATATTGACAATTCGACAAGCTGCTAGATGCTTTCTGGTCATTGGAGAATACTATGGCCGGTTGCGTGCTCTAAGTTCCCTTTGGGCTTCGCGTCCTAGAGAGTAAGACTCTATTCTATTCAACTTATATAATTTTGTctgaatttatattatctgTTTCATGCAAACATTAAGTAACCATGATTAATCACATAATATTTCACTAAAACAGGCACATGATGAATAACGATAATTCATGTCAAACAGCCCCAGATATGCAAATGGTGCAACCTCCACATCATAATCATTTCTCGCCGTTTTAGAATGAACAAGGGTGGGCATCAAGTACAGTCATGGTGGTGGCTAGCTAGCCCCATCAGAATCATTTCCTCCAGCTTCAACCAGGaatagattttattttattttaatttcttatgtttttattaaaaatcCATTATCCTATCAGGTTATCTTTCACTTGTAAATCAAAAAAAGGAAGCTTCTCCCTCCTCCGCCGCCCCCGGCCCTTCCCCAACCAAACAAAGCAACAATGTAAATTAATTAAGGTGTAGGTGCGATTATAAATcatattatttgaaatataATTCGCGCTAGCTTTATCTTCTTCTTCGGCTTTTCCTTTTGTATTTATTCCGTATAATATATGGGCATGGATTAGAAGACATGGTTAGGAAGGAGACAACACTAAACTAAATACAAAACTTGTTGCGTTTTGATTATTAACAAGTGGTTGTAAAATCGGATTATAAAAACAATGTCCTACTACCAGAAGAAACATATCGGATAGTTAAAGCTAAGTAAACAAAGTGGCTGGTGGTAGAGAAGATGAGAAGGTGGAATTCTGCTTTGCTTTCTGTGGAttattttataataataaatatcaaGGAAAGGATTTATAACTTAAACAAAGATtaatttaagaaaaacaagtagCACTTATATAGCATGCTTAAGGAAGTGGATTTGGTGTAGAAATACTAACCAGAAAAATGTCGTCTTGTAGTGTGACAAATTTTGATTCATGGCGTGTAGACTGAAAGATAAGAGATAGTAGTATAAGCTTAAGAAAGCATTAAGGATAAAGCAACTAAACTAGCAAATCTACTCATTAGTTTCAAGTGCAGACTTAAACTACAACACAAACATGAATATACTTGGAGATCTATCAATTGAACTAAAATAAATATGACGTTTTTCAGTTAAGTTTTTAATTGTACAGCCCTTGCACGACCGTGCAAATGCTCGATTTCAGGTCTGCCATTTCTGCCTTGATTTGCAGTGGCACGCCCGTGCCATTTTTCGTGTAACAGGGGACTACCTGTTCTGATCCGATTAGACTTGTCGCATTTTTAGTTTTAAGTAATTTTAGAGAGTGAACATGTAAATCATATTCGAATTGAAGAATCTTCATAAACAGAAAGTGAAATTTTGGTTCATTTCATAAATAAAGTAACCTTCCGGGTCTTGATATATTAAGGAGGAGGTTATGTGGTAACCTAAAAAGCACATTTTGACTCTGCACACCATCTATGAATGTTTAGATATATGCACTGGATGTCAACTAGTTTAATTGGTAAAGTCTTATGGGGTGATACCAAAGACCGGGATCGAATCATATCTACACCATTTGTCGGCATGCGCTTTGTGACTCTCTAcaacttaaaaaaatatatacatatgCAATCTAACTCTaaaaataatctacaaattCAATATGATATAAAAAGTCAAGTGGTAATCTTATACCACAAGCTTATTCTTCACGTACCACCGTATACTCTTGTCATCTTGTGTACCAAGAACAAGGTAATCatatcttcattagtcattacaTTAATTACTCTCTCCGTCCAAAATTAATAGTCACATAGCTAGTGTTATTCTAAGAGAAGATAAAGGTCAAAGTCTACAAAATAAATACTCCATACTCTGTACTTCGTGCTAAGACATTGTTCATATCATATGGAGTTGATAACAATTACCTAACTTATATAATTTATCCACTATTCCACTCCAACGCCACTCATACTAGAGCACCAGCCTTTATATTGCCTTCCCCTTGGTCTAGTAGAGGAATGTTGGCTCTGAAACATGTGAACTAATTTCCAGTATAGCTTATTGATAGcattgaaaataaataattggAAGAAAAGGAACCAAAACAATATGATCATATCATAAAATACAAGTCCTTCTCTTGGTACATAGTAGCTGTATTAATGTGATTGGTGTGTTAAACTTGGAGATTAATACAAAAATGTGCACATAATCAAGCAAATGACTTCCCATCTTACTAAAAGGCTAGATGGCCTTATGAACTACCTAAAGGTTACACTGGTATTATTATGAGTAATTTCATACAGAGTATTATctgaatatatatattttataccTACTTGTCAGTCACTTATTTGTCGGCAGAACTGAAGCAACAAATTTAAAAACAGAACAGATCATTTAAAACTAAAGTTGATGTACATTCGAAAAAATAATGTGCAATACAATATTGTTCACTAGTTAACTATATCCATGAGGAGAAAGTTGGGTGCACAAAGAAAAAGCAATGACAGTAGACAAAGGGAGAGAGGTGGAAGACATACCTAACGACGGTGGGTGTATTCAATTCCATGAACATAGTCCCTTTGGCAATGTCTATAATCCGATCAATTAGACAACAAATATTCCGATTCTCTTACCTGAATTTTActgaaatgaaattaatttattaactcaGCAGAATAAAACTGTTTTTTGCTTATAAAAATCTGACTTTTACTATTTAAATGCTTCTCTGGTGTTCTTCAAAACGAAGAGGACGAAAATAGGTACGTGGATATTGTGTCAATTGGATACAAGGTGAGTCTACTGGAGTAATTCTGGTAATGAGCTGACTCACCAGTTATCAGTGATTCAGTTACAATATACAAGTATAAACTGAAGCAAATATAAAAACAGGTGATGATGCACAAATTGACAGTTAGAAATGCAATATTTCATATAATAAAATACTAATTAAACCAGGTTATATGTTATAACCAAATCTAATAATCAGTAATCTGCTCAAGGGAAAAGAAAAAGTTCCAATATATGAATGGGACAACATGTTAGTACTCTgattatcatcatcattattCTTATCCGCGCTACTAAACACTGATTAGCTAATCAAATCTAATTGagcttcaaaattaaaatatacatGTGCACCTTCCCTTCTGGCCTTTACACTTTTGCTTCCATTATCATTAGCTTAGATTGGATAttctaatatgattttaattataataaatttatattagTCAATTGTCATTGGCAAAGTGTGTGCTTTTGCTACTTGTATTCATTGAAAAATGACCTTATCTTTCTTATTTCTAGTGCATTCAGGTCCATTATGAATTAGGTTTTAGCATATCAAAGTATAAATGTAAGGCTAGTAATGAAAGTAAGTATTTGCAAGATTAAAATAGTATGTTCAAGTAAAAAGATGATGCTAATAACTAGGTCACCAACGCGACACTTAAGGTTGTACTTGGAGGTGAAAAACAGGTTGTTTGGGTCAACTTCGTTTGGTCATATTTGGACTTTGAGTCATTGGGTTGGGTTCAGCTACGTTTTAGATTCGGCATAATTGAGGTTGTTGTcaattagtttaatgttgagcATCAATACCAGTTACCCATTTCATTTTCGGGTCTGGTAAAGTGGTCAATAGCAGTCTGACTATTTAGGTTTGGATCGGGTCATATTTTCAAGTAAGAGTGGATCTCTTTGTACTAAGTTTTGCATTCCTTTGAAGACGCAGTATGAAAGTTAAATTGAAGACTCGACTCGGTAATACCAaaaaaattcatgattgataaCCTAGAACTCCAACTTCAACGCACATAGAAAGACAGCCAGTGTTTATATGGGGTACAATAAAAGCATGTCTTCTCATTCCAGAGAAAGGTCAATAGCAAAAGCAAGTCTAACTTTGTTATACACCAGAAAATTAGGTCAGGCAAACAATTTGTATACTAAGGGAGAATTCCAAGTTGAAGGAAATGTCTAGCGCGACAAGGATGTTAATACTTGGCTTTTAGTTGCAAAACACAATAAATAAACACCAAACTATGAGGATTAAAGAAACAAAACTTATAACAAGCAACTCATCTTGGCAAAGTCTACCTTGATAGATAAAGCTTAACTGATCTTGTACAAAATAATGCTCCATCGCCCCTTTAATTAACTGTATAGATTTgtgttagatttttttttttattccgaAGTAAGATAAGTGTTGATTCATTcctaaaattaaaacataaaaaatcGAGACTGGTGGTCTTATACTCCTAACAGTTTCAGTAGTTGGTATTGGAGGAAGGTTTGTGCAATTAAAGAGAAGCTGAAGAGTGTGATGGGCCCTGCTCAACTAGGGCAGGGGAGTAAGTTTGTGATCAGCAAGGTTTATAATGGGTTTAAAGCCTCCAACTGAAAGGTGTAACAGGTTGAAGACAAGAGATAGGCTGCAAAAGCATGGCATTAACGCTGAAAGTTACTGTCTCTTATGTGGAACTGGAACCAAAAGTCACTCCCACATTTTCTTTGATTGTATATACAGCAGGAAATGCCGGGAGAGGATTTCTCAATGGATTGATATGGGTGTGCAGATTCAGACTCTAAAGGGTGTAGTTAGGCTTGCCAGGAAAATCACGTCAAGATTCAAACGGAGAATTTTCAGTGTATGTGTTTTGGCTGTGATATATCAGATATGGAAGGCCAGAAATAATGTCTTATGGCATCAACATTTATGGTGTATAGATAATATTGTAAAGAAAAATCAGTTTGATGTAAAGCATAGAGTAAATGCTATAGGTCTTAGAAAGATAACAGGTGTAGACAGAGATTGGTTTGGGGGTTTAGAAGTGCAAATGTAACTTTGCTCCTCTAAACTATGTATGTTTTTTCCTAGGTTGGTAACCTAGGTAGTTTGTTGGGTTCCTAATCTACAGGGTATATCCTAGATGATTCGTGGTACTAGGAATTCATAGGTTGTATTTGTTCTTTGAATTGCAATAAACTTTTCCTGACTTGGCGACTTGcttaccaaaataaaataaaaaatgaaaaaacataaaattttgATGATGTTTCTATATATACGAGTATTCTAGTACCATTATTAGACAGTTACTAcgaaatattttagtcaaacaaGCAACTAATAGCTAATTGATGATACTCCGCAATAAACAAAGGCCAATATCACATTTTCGAATATGATGCCGTCTTTGTTCAGCAAAACCAATTCTGCTGTGGTGAACAGGCATTA
This Spinacia oleracea cultivar Varoflay chromosome 6, BTI_SOV_V1, whole genome shotgun sequence DNA region includes the following protein-coding sequences:
- the LOC110797834 gene encoding uncharacterized protein codes for the protein MGLKPPTERCNRLKTRDRLQKHGINAESYCLLCGTGTKSHSHIFFDCIYSRKCRERISQWIDMGVQIQTLKGVVRLARKITSRFKRRIFSVCVLAVIYQIWKARNNVLWHQHLWCIDNIVKKNQFDVKHRVNAIGLRKITGVDRDWFGGLEVQM